The genomic window ATGTGTTGTTAATGAGGATTCCTCTACATTGTGGCACCGgagattaggtcatatctccatagatagaatcaaaaggttggtgaatgatggggtacttagtactctagattttactgactttgagacttgtgtggaCTACATTAAGGGAAAACAACCCAACAAGTCAAAGAGAGGTGCTACTAGGAGTTCTGTCATACTAGATATCATACATACTGATATATGTAGTCTTGACATGGACTCTCATGGTCAGaaatacttcatctctttcatagatgatttctcacgatacatgtatctctacatacttcataacaaaaatgaagCTTTAGAAGCCTTTAAAGTTTTCAAGgcagaagtagagaaacaatgtggtaaacaaattaagatcatgagatcagatagaggtggagaatattatggtagatacttggaagatggacaatcacctgggccatttgcgaagtttcttcaagaACATGGGATTATTGCCCAATACATCATGTTTGGTTCTCCAtaccaaaatggtgtagcagaaagaagaaaccGAACTTTATTGGACATGGTGAGGAGTATGCTTAGCAGCTTAAAACTTCCTAAATTCTTGTGGACTGAAGCACTTGAGACAGCAGTGTATATATTAAACCGAGTTCCAACCAAGGTTGTCCCAAAGACGCCATTTGAGTTATTGAAATGTTGGAAACCGAGTTTGTGACATATGCACGTTTGGAGATGCTCGTCtgaagtgagaatttataatccacaagagaagaaactggacccaaggactattagtgggtatttcattggatatgctgaAAAGCCTAAGGGGTACAGATTTTATTGCCCTTCTCACAGCACTAGGATTGTGGAATTGagaaatgctaaatttcttgaatatgacttggttagtgggagcgatcaattcagaaacatagtttctgatattgatcatacaaagtctcaaccttccacttcaagtgatagattgtttattgttcataaCACCCCTCAAGTACAAACGGGTGAAGAATGAACAATCGCTAAAGTTCAACCAGtcattgaagttccacaagCTGTTGACAACATTCTAGTAAATAAAGTTGATCAGGAGTTGCCTGACACTTCTGAACaacaagttgaacctcatacttcCTTCGAAGATATTGGTGCGACCTTAAGAAGGTCTACTCGAACTAAGAGATCAACAATTCCTAATGATTATGTAGTGTATCTACAGGAATGTGACTACAACATAGGAGCCGAAAATGATCCCGAATctttttcacaagccatgagttGTAAAGAATCAGAATTGTGGTAcaatgccatgaaggatgagatgagttccatgaagtgcaacgatgtttgggaccttgttgagttgcctaatGGTGCAAAAGCCATAGAatgtaaatgggtttttaagacaaagaaagactcattagGCAACATTGAGAGACACAATGCCAGacttgttgcaaaggggttcactcaaaaagaaggaatcGATTACACGGGAACCTTTTCTCCTatatctaagaaagattccttGCGCATTATATTGGTATTAGTAGCCCATTTTGATTTGgaattgcaacaaatggatgtgaaaacgaCATTTCTTAATGGGGAGctagaggaggaggtttacatgaaacaacctaaaggattcccctctagtgatggtaagcaattggtttgtaagcttaagaaatccatatacggtttaaaacaagcatcccaccaatggtatttaaaattccataacataatttcttcatttggttttgaagaaaatgttatggatcaatgcatataccttaaggtCAGTGGGAGtgaagtttgttttcttgttttatacgtggatgacatcttacttgcaaccaatgataagaGTTTACTTTATGAGGTGAAAcaattcctctctaaaaatttcgacatgaaggatatgggtgaagcatcttatgtcattggcattaagatccatagagacagatttcaaggtatcttaggtttgtctcaagaaacctatatcaataaagtttttGAGAGATTTCGGATGAAGAATTGTTCACCTAGTGTTTCCCCTATAGTGAAGGGTGATGGGTTCAATCTAGACCAATGCCTGAAAAACGGTCTTGAGAtggaacaaatgaagaacattccataTGCTTCTACAGTCGGAAGTCTGATGTATCAGGTCTGCACAAGGCCCGACATTGCATTTGTTGTTGGAATGCTAAGACGATATCAGAGTAACCCAGGTAAGGACCAttggaaagctgcaaagaaagtgatgagatatcttcaaggaaccaaaTATTACAAGCTTATGTACAAACGGACAAACAATTTAGAGGTTGTTGGCTACTCAGATTCAGACTTTGCTGGCTGTGTTGATTCACGTAAATCAACatctggatacatttttatattggccGGTGGAGCTATATCTTGGAAGAGCATTAAGTAGACCATGATTGCTACTTCTACTATGGAAGCTGagttcatatcttgttttgagACAACTTCACATGGTGTATGGCTTAAGAGTTTCGTTTCTgggcttagagttatggattcaATATCTAGGTCATTGAGTATATATTGTGACAATTCAGCTGCAGTCTTTATGGAGAAGAACAATAATAGTGGAAGTCGAAGCAAACACGTCGACATTAAGTATCTAGCCATAAGAGAAcgtgttaaagaaaagaaagtggttaTTAAGCACATTAGCACTAAATTGATGATCGTTGATCCTTTGACTAAGGGCATGCCACCattgaaattcaaggatcatgtagtgaacatgggacttagttcccttatgtagtttttattgtacaaactcttattatgatgttttctcatattgatgtgcacttttatttaattttgagaaaattcaacttcattggaccaagaatgaacatagggtttattcattaagtaatattgTCACATAAAGTATAATGTTAAGAAATGAGTACATTGTAATACATGGAAGGTAACATTCGTTAAATAGAGGACTTATCTccatgattcatgtatttgttacttaatggGATAATTGATGGACTGAAATAGGACATTAGGTTAAAGGTGTGGACCAAGTAGGAGAATGTTAGTTGAATGCACGTTCACCACTCGCTTAATACCAAGGTATTAagtcttatttcattttattttttctagtgAAAACAGTgggaaaataatgattttatatatataaaaaaaaagaaataataaagccTTTGTACACCAattttttgtccataaattttaagtattaattagatcactattTAAGTattgagttattttttaaaattactagactcattaatgaatccaacatatttttttgcttaatttaaaacttatttaccAAGTgaaaaaacctttaaaaaatcATGATATATCTAAAGAAGAAAGTAAcaaagtaatttaaaataaattttggtttttgacTTTCTAATGTTATTGAGTTTTATGACTATTATTCTactaattaaattggtttttgagtttcaaattatttttgaaaattaataatttttatataccaAGTATCGTttgattagaaatttatttgcttaataaatttttttagagaaattaaaagaaattgagaaaaatatgtGTAATTTAAAGAAAGATcatattttgaagatttttggtATTAATACTAGATtgtggagagagaaaaagaattaTGTCATGTTCAACAAAAGGACAATGTCATGTTCAATTTTACTTGtcttttacgattttttttttatttttctaggttttccttttgtttttaaaaacttatgaaaaCAACTTATATATACttattatctaaaaattgtttcttatttcactttgtttttaaaaaccgaaAGTATAGAATAATGGCCAAAACAGGgttataaacttttaaaaacaagtttttgtttttaaaaaataaaaaactattttttaatcacaTGTCAAACATACTCTAAATAACTTGTTTTCTGCATTGTTGTTGTTTTCTgcattgttattattttctacATTGTCTTGAATTCAagtttgtattttctttgatgTGCATAGTTGGCATAGGGAATACGCAAAATGATTACACACATCCCACCTTAGTACCTTATCAACAAATTCAGTACTATAAAACTTGTCAAAATAATGTTATCTTCTTTATCTTTTGATGCATCTTTATATATTGTAGACTAaattaagcatttttttttatcatttataataatattcatttgcagttatttattatttatccaAAGTGATTGGCTCAAGTCCATCGCATGTGGACGCTTACTAGTGAATCTAATCCGAGTGATCTTGCCCACTGCTAAAAACCATAAACAGATGAGAGGTGCAAATATACCATACCAAAATAAACATAGAAGAAATCGATcctattaattttgattttaggtGGAGTTATGGTAAAAACTGGTTGGTTGTGGATATGTTAGAGCAATTGCGGGAGTGGAGATTTTGTCAGTATTAAAAATCAAGACATCGACCacattgtaatatatatatatatatatgccgtATAGATGAGGTTGTGGATATGGACGAATGAAAACCTAAAACAGTAGAAAGATGATGAATGGAGCACTTAGAAAAGTTGTCTATTACATTCTGCTTGAAATTGTTAAACAACATGATATACCTATTGAGCTTAAATTCTACAAGTTAAAGTT from Vitis vinifera cultivar Pinot Noir 40024 chromosome 9, ASM3070453v1 includes these protein-coding regions:
- the LOC132254356 gene encoding secreted RxLR effector protein 161-like gives rise to the protein MKNCSPSVSPIVKGDGFNLDQCLKNGLEMEQMKNIPYASTVGSLMYQVCTRPDIAFVVGMLRRYQSNPGKDHWKAAKKVMRYLQGTKYYKLMYKRTNNLEVVGYSDSDFAGCVDSRKSTSGYIFILAGGAISWKSIK